From one Bacteroidota bacterium genomic stretch:
- a CDS encoding Hsp70 family protein, with protein sequence MENTINFGIDLGTTNSAIAKFVKGEVIIFSNPQDYGRNTLPSVVSYKKDKITVGNKAKEFLEKDPKSVVGVFKRKMGTAESFKIKSINESKTPVELSAQVLKELKTFVNTGDTLDAVVITIPASFDTIQSNATKEAGIQAGFKQVVLLQEPIAASLAYANMKKEREMKDGQWLVYDLGGGTFDVALIKIKEGEMKVLDHEGDNFLGGADFDNMIVEKLVIPKILEKYSFSNLEDEMKSATGKFNAKYYVLLRRAEEAKITLSSKTSAEIVIDGFEDEDGNEVDMEIVITRSEFNELIKPNIDETIDMIKKIITRNSLKPIDVQFTLMVGGSTYIPYVRSRVEEVLQIPSNCEIDPTTAVAIGAAYYAATKPKEISKSDNNKKQTSISIKASYNKASKEKEELFAARLTGDLTGLSYRIQRQDGGYDSGIKKLSNRINEDLPLVDGAYNFFTLTVYDEQNNLIETDIEPIGINSGFGISGQPIPEDICLEVDDYDNPGKTRLKLVFQKNSILPLRSHGISFPLNKGIIKGNDLDFIYINVLEGSHLALPEANKGIGFMEIRGTQIKRDIAKGSDIEITISISESRDITISIYFNMADQEFKQTFNPKERHTPIEFLKEQVEDLSEKLELEIQEATNKEDYETAGALKKLKDEMDKVSEETENLTNDDVTDKRYQLEDKKRKIAQEIDSATKNKRIQQVKAHYYEVKEECLKILEENGNDHERKTYNDIVAQENAFFATNSPLKIQEKSDEMHSILSRIRWRTPKFLTGIFQWCKSNQTKMNDQAQAKSLVDAGNFAIGSQNWERLSEINSGLLNLLPKGAEKEATTKIGFGL encoded by the coding sequence ATGGAAAATACAATCAATTTCGGAATTGACTTAGGTACTACAAACAGTGCTATTGCAAAGTTTGTAAAAGGAGAAGTTATCATTTTTTCAAACCCTCAAGACTATGGCAGAAACACTTTGCCATCAGTTGTTTCCTACAAAAAGGACAAAATAACAGTTGGAAACAAAGCCAAAGAATTTTTGGAAAAAGACCCAAAAAGTGTTGTTGGCGTTTTCAAAAGGAAAATGGGAACTGCTGAAAGTTTTAAAATTAAATCAATCAATGAATCTAAAACACCTGTTGAGCTTTCAGCCCAAGTATTAAAAGAGTTGAAAACATTTGTAAATACAGGCGATACGTTAGACGCAGTTGTAATTACTATTCCGGCATCGTTTGACACGATACAATCCAATGCAACCAAGGAAGCGGGAATACAAGCGGGTTTCAAACAAGTTGTTCTGCTTCAAGAGCCAATTGCAGCCAGTTTAGCATACGCTAATATGAAGAAGGAAAGAGAAATGAAAGACGGGCAATGGTTGGTTTACGATTTGGGAGGTGGAACTTTTGATGTTGCCCTAATAAAAATCAAAGAGGGAGAAATGAAGGTTTTAGACCACGAAGGAGACAACTTTTTGGGTGGTGCTGATTTTGATAATATGATAGTTGAGAAATTAGTTATTCCAAAAATCCTTGAAAAATATAGTTTCTCCAATTTGGAAGACGAAATGAAAAGTGCGACAGGTAAATTTAATGCAAAATACTACGTGCTATTAAGACGAGCAGAAGAAGCCAAAATAACTTTGTCTTCCAAAACATCAGCAGAGATAGTAATAGACGGTTTTGAAGATGAAGATGGAAACGAGGTAGATATGGAAATTGTAATAACACGGTCCGAGTTTAACGAATTAATCAAACCGAATATTGACGAAACAATTGATATGATTAAAAAAATCATAACAAGAAATTCACTGAAACCAATTGATGTTCAATTTACGTTAATGGTTGGTGGCTCTACTTACATTCCATACGTTCGTAGTCGTGTTGAAGAAGTTTTACAAATACCCTCAAATTGTGAAATTGACCCTACAACAGCAGTAGCAATTGGTGCGGCATATTATGCAGCTACCAAACCAAAAGAAATTTCAAAAAGCGACAACAATAAAAAGCAAACCTCAATTTCAATAAAAGCATCTTACAACAAAGCATCTAAAGAAAAAGAAGAATTATTTGCTGCAAGATTAACTGGTGATTTAACAGGTTTGAGTTACCGTATACAAAGACAGGACGGAGGTTATGATTCTGGAATTAAGAAATTAAGCAACCGTATAAATGAAGATTTGCCATTAGTTGACGGAGCATACAATTTTTTTACACTTACTGTTTATGATGAGCAAAACAATCTAATTGAAACCGACATAGAGCCAATTGGAATCAACAGTGGTTTTGGAATCAGTGGGCAGCCAATTCCTGAAGATATTTGTTTGGAAGTTGACGATTATGACAATCCTGGCAAAACAAGATTAAAGCTTGTATTCCAAAAAAACTCAATTCTTCCGCTTCGTTCACACGGTATTAGTTTTCCGCTAAACAAAGGAATTATTAAAGGAAACGATCTCGATTTTATCTATATCAATGTTTTAGAGGGTTCTCATTTAGCATTGCCTGAAGCCAATAAAGGAATTGGGTTTATGGAAATCAGGGGAACGCAAATAAAAAGGGATATTGCTAAGGGTTCTGATATAGAAATTACTATTTCAATTTCAGAATCAAGAGACATTACAATTTCCATTTATTTTAACATGGCAGACCAAGAGTTTAAACAAACTTTCAATCCAAAAGAAAGGCATACACCTATTGAATTTCTAAAGGAACAAGTTGAGGATTTATCAGAAAAATTAGAATTGGAAATTCAAGAAGCAACAAACAAAGAAGATTACGAAACAGCAGGTGCATTAAAAAAATTAAAAGATGAAATGGATAAAGTAAGTGAGGAAACTGAGAACCTCACAAATGATGATGTTACAGACAAGCGTTATCAACTTGAAGATAAAAAACGAAAAATTGCACAAGAGATAGATAGTGCAACTAAAAACAAAAGGATTCAACAGGTAAAAGCACATTACTATGAAGTTAAAGAGGAATGTTTAAAGATTTTAGAAGAAAACGGAAACGACCACGAACGCAAAACATACAACGACATAGTTGCACAAGAGAACGCTTTTTTTGCAACTAATAGCCCATTGAAAATTCAAGAAAAATCTGATGAAATGCACAGCATCCTATCAAGAATTAGATGGAGAACTCCAAAATTTTTAACAGGCATTTTTCAATGGTGTAAAAGCAATCAAACAAAGATGAATGACCAAGCGCAAGCAAAAAGTTTGGTTGATGCTGGGAACTTTGCAATTGGAAGCCAAAATTGGGAACGACTTTCTGAAATAAATAGCGGACTACTTAACTTGCTACCAAAGGGTGCTGAAAAAGAAGCAACAACAAAAATTGGTTTTGGACTTTAA
- a CDS encoding tellurite resistance TerB family protein, with the protein MKNQDFKDFLFKSAVMAMACDGDIAETEIEEIKAIVTNEIYFMGYDVEAPLQDNIDNIKANGKGAINQYLEEIGTSNLNEHQEILLIEVLLRIMEADNVVQPRELKFLQMAKSKLKVDEQTLIVKFPKQIDYLLNFHNYGLHQEFTDEIKFD; encoded by the coding sequence ATGAAAAATCAAGATTTTAAAGATTTCCTATTTAAGTCAGCTGTTATGGCAATGGCTTGTGATGGTGACATTGCGGAAACAGAAATTGAAGAAATAAAAGCCATAGTTACCAATGAAATATATTTTATGGGATATGACGTTGAAGCACCGTTACAAGATAATATTGACAATATCAAAGCCAACGGTAAAGGTGCAATAAATCAATACCTAGAGGAAATAGGAACAAGCAACCTTAATGAACACCAAGAAATATTATTAATTGAAGTGCTATTGCGCATTATGGAAGCGGACAATGTTGTTCAACCAAGGGAATTAAAATTTCTTCAAATGGCAAAGTCAAAATTGAAAGTAGACGAGCAAACCCTGATTGTAAAATTCCCAAAACAAATAGACTATTTACTTAACTTCCATAATTACGGTTTACATCAAGAATTTACAGATGAAATTAAATTTGATTAG